The following are from one region of the Hydrogenophaga sp. BPS33 genome:
- a CDS encoding SDR family NAD(P)-dependent oxidoreductase produces MMSSTTESATRHAIVTGAARGIGLAIAEQLARDGLQVLATDRDADVVQAEAERLRGLGLNVQAAALDVQNRAQVKALFATLPTIDVVVNNAGIASTMLPFRELDAERLRSMLGVNLLGSFIVAQEAVRRMPEGGRVVQIASRGYLGGAGAAHYVASKAAVVGMVRAMSIELRWRGITVNAVAPGMVDTRMLAGYTPEMRRALEQREPAGAAASPQTIADAVSFFASTRAAQCNGQVLFVDGGKSVGMPPL; encoded by the coding sequence ATGATGAGTAGCACAACAGAAAGCGCCACGCGCCACGCCATCGTCACCGGTGCCGCGCGCGGCATCGGCCTGGCCATCGCCGAACAACTCGCGCGCGACGGCCTGCAGGTGCTCGCCACCGACCGCGATGCCGACGTCGTGCAGGCCGAAGCCGAGCGCTTGCGCGGCCTCGGCCTGAACGTGCAGGCCGCCGCGCTCGACGTGCAAAACCGCGCGCAGGTAAAGGCGCTCTTCGCCACGCTACCCACCATCGACGTGGTGGTGAACAACGCCGGCATCGCGTCCACCATGTTGCCGTTTCGCGAGCTCGACGCCGAGCGCCTGCGCAGCATGCTGGGCGTGAACCTGCTGGGCAGCTTCATCGTGGCGCAAGAGGCGGTGCGCCGCATGCCCGAGGGCGGGCGCGTGGTGCAGATTGCATCGCGCGGTTACCTCGGCGGCGCGGGCGCCGCGCACTACGTGGCCAGCAAGGCCGCCGTGGTGGGCATGGTGCGCGCCATGTCGATCGAGCTGCGCTGGCGTGGCATCACCGTCAACGCGGTGGCACCGGGCATGGTGGACACGCGCATGCTGGCGGGCTACACGCCCGAGATGCGGCGAGCCCTGGAGCAACGCGAACCGGCGGGCGCAGCGGCCAGCCCGCAGACCATTGCCGATGCCGTGTCCTTCTTCGCGTCAACGCGTGCGGCGCAGTGCAACGGCCAGGTGCTGTTTGTCGATGGCGGCAAGAGCGTGGGCATGCCACCGCTGTGA
- a CDS encoding SDR family NAD(P)-dependent oxidoreductase, with amino-acid sequence MPTSPIHHPQGTVLLVGAQEPLADAVLQRLQHDGHDVMAIPGGDETALQAALKDLTFDALVTVTPTARANVAFDDIDDAAFEAAVDVQLLGVVRTAQAALPRLREGARIVHVGSRGHQGAWGGVHQMAASAGLVAMTRSMALELQPEGFFVNLVASEFEHERQDTPHNREAVAHAVGMLASPHNRITGQCLVIDGLASLRMSEARRPPVTATN; translated from the coding sequence ATGCCCACATCCCCCATTCACCACCCGCAAGGCACCGTGTTGCTCGTGGGTGCGCAAGAGCCTCTGGCCGACGCCGTGTTGCAGCGCCTGCAGCACGACGGCCACGACGTGATGGCCATTCCCGGCGGCGACGAGACCGCCTTGCAAGCCGCGCTCAAGGACTTGACCTTCGACGCGCTGGTCACGGTCACGCCGACCGCGCGCGCCAACGTGGCGTTCGACGACATCGACGATGCCGCCTTCGAAGCCGCGGTCGACGTGCAGTTGCTCGGCGTGGTGCGCACCGCCCAGGCCGCGCTGCCGCGCCTGCGCGAAGGCGCGCGCATCGTGCACGTGGGCTCGCGCGGCCACCAGGGTGCCTGGGGCGGCGTGCACCAGATGGCGGCGAGTGCGGGCCTGGTGGCCATGACGCGCTCCATGGCCCTGGAGCTGCAGCCCGAAGGCTTCTTCGTGAACCTGGTCGCCAGCGAGTTCGAACACGAGCGTCAGGACACCCCCCACAACCGCGAGGCCGTGGCGCATGCCGTGGGCATGCTGGCCTCGCCGCACAACCGCATCACCGGCCAATGCCTGGTGATCGACGGCCTGGCCTCGCTGCGCATGAGCGAAGCGCGCCGGCCCCCAGTCACTGCAACGAACTGA
- a CDS encoding enoyl-CoA hydratase/isomerase family protein: MQYLKLTVENFVATVTMDAPPVNAVSAELMEEMIATFDQMSDRDDVRVVVLTGSGKIFCAGADIKSRAGKVFEPGERWAHSRRARELSYSIIECKKPVIAAINGPALGAGLGIAVSCDILMCSENASLGLPEVDVGLMGGGRHAMRVCGHSLTRRMMLTGDRISGPELYRRGIVEECVPLDQLMTTAMAMATRIASKSPVASRTAKNSAATIENMTLRDGYRFEQNMTAELGQTEDSREAMRAFAEKRPPVFQGR, encoded by the coding sequence ATGCAATACCTGAAACTCACCGTCGAGAACTTTGTCGCCACCGTCACCATGGACGCGCCGCCGGTGAACGCCGTGTCGGCCGAGCTCATGGAAGAGATGATCGCCACCTTCGACCAGATGAGCGACCGCGACGATGTGCGCGTGGTGGTGCTCACCGGTTCCGGCAAGATCTTCTGCGCCGGTGCCGACATCAAGAGCCGCGCGGGCAAGGTGTTCGAGCCGGGCGAGCGCTGGGCCCATTCGCGCCGCGCGCGCGAGCTAAGCTACTCCATCATCGAATGCAAGAAGCCGGTGATCGCCGCCATCAACGGGCCGGCGCTCGGCGCGGGCCTGGGCATCGCCGTGTCGTGCGACATCCTGATGTGTTCCGAGAACGCGTCACTGGGCTTGCCCGAAGTCGATGTGGGTCTGATGGGCGGCGGGCGCCACGCCATGCGCGTGTGCGGCCATTCGCTCACGCGCCGCATGATGCTCACCGGTGACCGCATCAGCGGCCCCGAGCTGTACCGCCGCGGCATCGTCGAAGAATGCGTGCCGCTGGACCAGCTCATGACCACCGCCATGGCGATGGCCACGCGCATCGCCTCCAAGAGCCCGGTGGCCAGCCGCACGGCGAAGAATTCGGCCGCGACGATCGAGAACATGACCCTGCGCGACGGCTACCGTTTCGAGCAGAACATGACGGCCGAGCTGGGCCAGACCGAGGATTCGCGCGAGGCGATGCGGGCATTCGCGGAGAAGCGCCCGCCGGTGTTCCAGGGGCGTTGA
- a CDS encoding amidohydrolase codes for MRSERARRAGVAGLLAMGSTLMAFNASAQPAGPATNATAAAAAVDNAPLKARVVQGVQQRQKLAQVINDTLFSYGELAFQEVESSRYLTALLEEHGFTVQRGVAGMPTAWVARWGQGKPVIALGSDIDALPRASQKPGVAYREPLVADAPGHGEGHNSGQAVNIVAALALKDLMEREKLPGTLVLWPGVAEELLAGKPFMVRDGVFNGVDVVLYNHVSNNLRTIWGQADGTGMVSVEYTFKGRSAHSALLPWRGRSALDAVELMNAGWNYRREHLRPEQRSHYVISNGGDQPNVVPDTASVWYFLREMDFENITENAAINHRIAEAAAAMTDTTVSRTIVGAAAPRHFNKPVAEAMQRNIEQVGLPAWTADEQTFAKAVQTLVSSKPDGLNLKHAALSAPSSPARSGGSDDIGDVSWVVPTVTLYYPSNIPNVPSHHWASAIAMATPIAHKGVVAGAKVTAMTAVDLLTNPGLVQQADQYFKGVQLKAQQYVPLIGKDDKPQVRMNQQTMERFRPEMRKHYYDASKFDTYLEQLGVKFPQLVKPASKE; via the coding sequence ATGCGTTCTGAGCGCGCGCGCCGGGCCGGCGTCGCGGGCCTGCTGGCCATGGGCAGCACGCTCATGGCATTCAACGCCAGCGCTCAACCCGCCGGCCCCGCCACCAACGCCACCGCTGCGGCAGCCGCTGTGGACAACGCGCCGCTCAAGGCCCGCGTGGTGCAGGGTGTGCAACAGCGACAGAAGCTCGCGCAGGTCATCAACGACACCTTGTTCAGCTACGGCGAACTCGCCTTCCAGGAGGTGGAGAGCTCGCGCTACCTCACCGCCTTGCTGGAAGAACACGGCTTCACCGTGCAGCGGGGCGTCGCGGGCATGCCCACGGCCTGGGTGGCGCGCTGGGGCCAGGGCAAACCGGTGATCGCCCTGGGCAGCGACATCGATGCCCTGCCCCGCGCCTCGCAGAAGCCCGGTGTGGCCTACCGCGAACCGCTCGTGGCCGACGCCCCCGGGCATGGCGAGGGGCACAACTCCGGGCAGGCCGTCAACATCGTGGCGGCCCTGGCCCTGAAAGACCTGATGGAACGGGAAAAGCTGCCAGGCACGCTGGTGCTGTGGCCCGGCGTGGCCGAAGAGCTGCTGGCGGGCAAGCCCTTCATGGTGCGCGACGGCGTGTTCAACGGCGTGGATGTGGTTCTGTACAACCACGTCAGCAACAACCTGCGCACCATCTGGGGCCAGGCCGATGGCACGGGCATGGTGTCGGTGGAATACACCTTCAAGGGCCGCTCGGCGCACTCTGCGCTGTTGCCGTGGCGGGGTCGCAGCGCGCTGGACGCGGTGGAGCTGATGAACGCGGGCTGGAACTACCGGCGCGAACACCTGCGCCCGGAGCAACGGTCGCACTACGTGATCTCCAACGGCGGTGACCAGCCCAACGTGGTGCCGGACACGGCGTCCGTGTGGTACTTCCTGCGCGAGATGGATTTCGAGAACATCACGGAAAACGCCGCCATCAACCACCGGATCGCCGAGGCGGCGGCGGCCATGACGGACACCACCGTGAGCCGCACCATCGTGGGGGCGGCAGCGCCACGCCATTTCAACAAGCCCGTGGCCGAGGCGATGCAGCGCAACATCGAGCAGGTGGGTTTGCCCGCGTGGACGGCGGACGAGCAGACGTTCGCCAAGGCCGTGCAGACCCTGGTCAGCAGCAAGCCCGACGGTTTGAACCTGAAACACGCGGCGCTGTCGGCACCATCATCGCCGGCACGCAGCGGCGGCTCGGACGACATTGGCGACGTGTCCTGGGTCGTGCCCACCGTCACCTTGTACTACCCGTCCAACATTCCGAACGTTCCCAGCCACCACTGGGCCAGCGCGATCGCCATGGCCACGCCGATTGCGCACAAGGGCGTGGTGGCCGGCGCGAAGGTGACGGCCATGACCGCGGTGGACTTGTTGACCAACCCCGGGCTGGTGCAGCAAGCCGACCAGTACTTCAAGGGGGTGCAGCTCAAGGCGCAGCAATACGTGCCCCTGATCGGCAAGGACGACAAGCCCCAGGTGCGCATGAACCAGCAGACCATGGAGCGGTTCCGTCCGGAGATGCGCAAGCATTACTACGACGCGTCAAAGTTCGACACCTACCTGGAGCAACTGGGCGTGAAGTTTCCGCAGTTGGTGAAACCGGCGTCCAAAGAGTAG
- a CDS encoding porin, whose translation MGSKLGIAVVGALACAVSGHAVAQVTLYGQVDAFLEQANTGNGQHLTRVSSGGASVSRWGMRGSEDLGGGLKANFRLESGFNLDDGTLQNSLAFSRWVHVGLSGPWGAVDAGRMWSPTFVVGLRSDVLARNRTSLITNMFRGASTRTGTSGSVPGFMSNSLRYTTPNFNGFSGEAMLSLGEAANNSSSGDGAGFNLQYSSGPLYLGYGYQALKSGSAAAPVANPTTEKTHMLGASYKWSSVTLYGTVNSNRSNAVGYLRSTNLQASVAWKVQGPHTVLAQVARRKVSDSPVAATGWQVGYDMDFSKRTKLYARYGRVDNKGGSVITLNGAALTGPNADPSFVGVGISHAF comes from the coding sequence ATGGGCAGCAAGTTAGGCATAGCAGTGGTGGGCGCGCTGGCGTGCGCGGTGTCCGGGCACGCGGTGGCGCAGGTCACGCTCTATGGGCAGGTGGATGCGTTCCTGGAGCAGGCCAACACCGGCAACGGGCAGCATCTGACCCGGGTCAGCTCGGGCGGTGCATCGGTGTCGCGCTGGGGCATGCGGGGCAGCGAAGATCTGGGCGGTGGGTTGAAGGCGAACTTCCGGCTGGAGTCGGGCTTCAACCTCGACGACGGCACCCTGCAGAACAGCCTGGCCTTCAGCCGCTGGGTGCACGTGGGCCTGTCCGGTCCGTGGGGCGCGGTCGATGCGGGGCGCATGTGGTCGCCGACCTTCGTGGTGGGCTTGCGTTCGGACGTGCTGGCGCGCAACCGCACCTCGCTGATCACCAACATGTTCCGAGGCGCGTCGACGCGCACCGGCACCTCGGGCTCGGTTCCCGGGTTCATGAGCAACTCTTTGCGCTACACCACACCGAACTTCAACGGCTTTTCGGGCGAGGCCATGCTGTCCCTGGGCGAAGCCGCCAACAACTCCAGCTCGGGCGACGGCGCCGGCTTCAACCTGCAGTACAGCTCGGGACCGCTGTACCTGGGCTATGGCTACCAGGCCCTCAAGAGCGGCAGTGCCGCCGCTCCCGTGGCAAACCCCACGACCGAGAAAACGCACATGCTCGGCGCGAGCTACAAGTGGTCGAGCGTCACGCTGTACGGCACGGTCAACAGCAACCGCTCGAACGCCGTGGGCTATCTGCGCAGCACCAACCTGCAGGCCTCGGTGGCCTGGAAAGTCCAGGGACCGCACACCGTGCTGGCGCAAGTCGCCCGCCGCAAGGTGTCGGACTCGCCCGTGGCCGCCACGGGCTGGCAAGTGGGCTACGACATGGACTTCTCCAAACGCACCAAGCTCTACGCGCGCTACGGCCGCGTGGACAACAAGGGCGGGTCGGTGATCACGCTGAACGGTGCGGCCCTCACAGGGCCGAACGCCGACCCCTCGTTCGTCGGCGTCGGGATCTCGCATGCGTTCTGA
- a CDS encoding LysR family transcriptional regulator has product MATLPTPSASTLPFRLKFRQLVLLDALGDSLSLRKAAALANLTQPAATRAMAELESAFGVQLFERSHRGMAPTVYGEALVRHARQVLFDVQRAHDEIQALRSGSHGFVRVGALLSSAVRVLPMAIGEVKRQFPRMRISVEQHPQLPLISKLREGSLDMVLCRLVTNSVDAEHLEQVVLFDDDFVLVAGRNHRLARTRSLTLADLVDEPWVLPHTSGPLYDHVRALFLTQVGRLPTNVVESTTSLVTNLMLIEHYGFLNFMQRSVAQTYTKRGVLRAMPISLGSPIGPHVVAVRRDTTHPPAVDALLQALKQVMAEPEPV; this is encoded by the coding sequence ATGGCCACCTTGCCGACGCCCAGCGCTTCCACCTTGCCCTTTCGCCTGAAGTTCCGGCAGCTCGTTTTGCTCGACGCCCTCGGGGATTCCCTGTCCTTGCGCAAGGCCGCTGCGCTGGCCAACCTCACGCAGCCGGCGGCCACCCGTGCCATGGCCGAACTGGAGTCGGCCTTCGGCGTGCAGTTGTTCGAACGCTCCCACCGCGGCATGGCGCCCACGGTCTATGGCGAGGCGCTGGTGCGGCATGCCCGCCAAGTGCTGTTCGACGTGCAGCGCGCGCACGACGAGATCCAGGCGCTGCGATCCGGCTCGCACGGTTTTGTCCGCGTGGGCGCGTTGTTGTCCTCGGCCGTTCGGGTGCTGCCGATGGCCATTGGCGAGGTCAAGCGGCAGTTCCCCCGCATGCGCATCTCGGTCGAGCAGCACCCGCAGCTTCCGCTGATCAGCAAGCTGCGCGAGGGCAGCCTGGACATGGTGCTCTGCCGCCTGGTGACGAACAGCGTGGACGCCGAACACCTCGAACAGGTGGTGCTGTTCGACGACGATTTCGTGCTGGTCGCGGGCCGCAACCACCGGCTGGCGCGCACCCGATCGCTCACGCTGGCCGACCTGGTTGACGAGCCCTGGGTGCTGCCACACACCAGCGGTCCGCTGTACGACCATGTGCGCGCCCTGTTCCTCACGCAGGTCGGGCGCCTGCCCACCAACGTGGTGGAGTCCACCACCTCCCTGGTCACCAACCTGATGCTGATCGAGCACTACGGCTTTCTCAACTTCATGCAGCGCTCCGTGGCCCAGACCTACACCAAGCGCGGCGTGCTGCGCGCCATGCCGATTTCCCTGGGCAGCCCGATCGGGCCCCACGTGGTGGCCGTGCGGCGCGACACCACGCACCCACCGGCGGTCGACGCGCTGTTGCAGGCGCTGAAACAGGTGATGGCCGAGCCGGAGCCGGTCTGA
- a CDS encoding rhodanese-like domain-containing protein has product MPVISVSAFQLRDMLLDGGEIAVLDIRDEGLHTEGHLLLAASLPLSRLALDGGWRVPRRGTRVVLVDDAAARIAQAADLLAKAGYTQVFALDNFHTDGEAAGLGIFSGKYVPSKAFGEVVETRKHTPQLDTAALQALWAQTPDLLVVDSRTPQEFQQFSLPGAHSCPGAELLLRVPEALGSNGVVLVNCAGRTRSIIGAQSLINAGIAARVYAVENGTMGWHLQGLALDHGKTRMLAPARKPEQIAWGRQRALALLERTGGRVIDWAQLQALKSDPNATTYFYDVRLNADYQRGALPGARNAPGGELVQSTDHFAPVRHARIVLTDTDLVQAPMTAHWLRQMGWQADVLDPSTAPALLPAQPDHAAWLQMPAPVQSVTVPWLEAALRDGSPVAVIDCGSSIEYRHGHIPGAWYSMRSALPASLNALPMPGTTLVFTAHDEALAHFAAADAQAAGHDVRVLTGGTGAWRAQGLALETGAPRLLSPTTDVWYSPYEVEPEQQEAAMRAYISWETGLTQRIAGEPGVHFNVL; this is encoded by the coding sequence ATGCCAGTGATTTCAGTCAGTGCTTTTCAATTGCGGGACATGCTGCTGGACGGCGGCGAGATCGCGGTTCTCGACATCCGTGACGAGGGCTTGCACACCGAAGGACATCTGTTGCTGGCCGCATCGCTGCCCCTGTCGCGGCTGGCGCTGGACGGCGGTTGGCGGGTGCCACGGCGCGGCACCCGCGTCGTGCTGGTGGACGACGCAGCGGCGCGCATCGCGCAGGCGGCCGATCTGCTGGCAAAGGCGGGCTATACCCAAGTGTTCGCGCTGGACAACTTCCACACCGATGGCGAGGCCGCTGGCCTGGGCATCTTCAGCGGCAAGTACGTGCCCAGCAAGGCCTTCGGCGAGGTGGTAGAGACCCGCAAGCACACGCCGCAGCTGGACACGGCCGCACTGCAGGCGCTGTGGGCGCAGACGCCCGATCTGCTGGTGGTGGACAGCCGCACGCCACAGGAATTCCAGCAGTTCTCCCTGCCGGGCGCGCACAGCTGCCCTGGCGCCGAGCTGCTGCTGCGGGTGCCAGAGGCCCTGGGCAGCAACGGTGTGGTGCTGGTCAACTGCGCGGGCCGCACGCGCAGCATCATCGGTGCGCAGTCGCTGATCAACGCTGGCATTGCGGCACGGGTGTATGCGGTGGAGAACGGCACCATGGGCTGGCACCTGCAGGGCCTCGCGCTGGACCATGGAAAGACCCGCATGCTGGCGCCCGCACGCAAGCCCGAGCAGATCGCCTGGGGCCGCCAGCGTGCCCTGGCCCTGCTGGAGCGAACGGGTGGCCGCGTGATCGACTGGGCGCAGCTGCAGGCGCTCAAGAGCGACCCGAACGCCACCACCTATTTCTACGACGTGCGCCTGAACGCGGACTACCAGCGCGGTGCGTTGCCCGGGGCCCGCAACGCGCCTGGCGGCGAGCTGGTGCAAAGCACGGACCACTTTGCCCCGGTGCGCCATGCGCGCATCGTGCTCACCGACACCGACCTGGTCCAGGCGCCCATGACCGCCCACTGGCTGCGGCAGATGGGTTGGCAAGCCGATGTGCTGGACCCGTCCACCGCGCCCGCGTTGCTGCCCGCACAGCCCGACCATGCCGCGTGGCTCCAGATGCCGGCACCGGTGCAGAGCGTGACGGTGCCCTGGCTGGAGGCCGCGCTGCGCGATGGCTCGCCGGTGGCCGTGATCGACTGCGGCAGCAGCATCGAATACCGACACGGCCACATCCCGGGTGCTTGGTACTCCATGCGTTCCGCTCTTCCCGCCAGCCTGAACGCGTTGCCGATGCCGGGCACCACGCTGGTGTTCACCGCACACGACGAGGCCCTGGCCCACTTCGCGGCGGCCGATGCCCAGGCGGCCGGGCACGACGTTCGCGTGCTCACCGGCGGCACCGGCGCGTGGCGCGCGCAAGGCCTGGCGCTGGAGACCGGCGCGCCCCGCCTGCTCAGCCCGACCACCGACGTCTGGTACTCGCCCTATGAGGTGGAGCCCGAGCAACAGGAAGCTGCCATGCGCGCATACATCAGTTGGGAAACCGGGTTGACGCAACGCATTGCCGGCGAACCCGGCGTCCATTTCAACGTGCTCTAA
- a CDS encoding RidA family protein, translating to MTYPFDCFNPTELGAPLGPYSQALAVPLHSQLLLLSGQTPLRQDGSIPESFDEQAELVWHRIGLALAEAGLGYQHICRVVTYLVDPADAPAHARVRARHLGTARPASTGIVVPRLFNAAYKLEVEVTAAWLPTASTAVPVAR from the coding sequence ATGACCTACCCCTTCGACTGCTTCAATCCCACCGAGCTGGGCGCACCCCTCGGGCCCTATTCGCAGGCGCTCGCCGTTCCGTTGCACAGCCAGTTGCTGCTGCTCTCAGGCCAGACGCCCTTGCGCCAGGACGGCAGCATTCCAGAGTCGTTCGACGAACAGGCCGAGCTGGTGTGGCACCGCATCGGCCTGGCCCTGGCCGAAGCCGGCCTGGGCTACCAGCACATCTGCCGCGTGGTGACCTACCTGGTGGACCCGGCCGATGCGCCCGCGCATGCCCGCGTGCGCGCACGCCACCTGGGCACGGCCCGTCCCGCGTCCACCGGCATCGTGGTGCCGCGCCTGTTCAATGCCGCCTACAAGCTGGAGGTGGAGGTCACCGCAGCCTGGCTGCCCACCGCATCCACGGCTGTACCCGTGGCCCGCTGA
- a CDS encoding Bug family tripartite tricarboxylate transporter substrate binding protein, whose product MKREVASPLTRRALCTRLAAWSALAAMPPALRAQPAYASRVVKLVIPTAPGGSVDSIGRFLADSLTRPLATTVIVENRAGAGGTIGIQSVVKSPADGLTLVVGIAATMSVQPAVNNLPYNAVKDLAPVAVFAQGGLVIAVPAASPAQNVKDLRTLASKKGELAFGSGGQATFGHLTGELLKAELGIPMRHIPYRGAAPAVTDAMAGLLDFAVVDAFSAAPHVQSGKLRILAIAGPNRHNSFPQIPTLSEAGVPFTRGTWIGLFAPAGVPQDMLDRLTSEIKNLSTQAEFRAQVQTLGFTPLFMPPADVSRMLAQEIEEWKRIAKTANLKVE is encoded by the coding sequence ATGAAACGTGAAGTTGCATCTCCGCTCACACGCCGCGCGCTGTGCACCCGCCTCGCGGCCTGGAGCGCGCTGGCGGCCATGCCACCCGCACTGCGCGCGCAGCCCGCCTATGCCTCGCGGGTGGTCAAGCTGGTCATTCCCACGGCACCGGGCGGGTCCGTCGACTCCATCGGTCGCTTTCTCGCGGACTCGCTGACGCGGCCCCTGGCCACCACCGTCATCGTGGAAAACCGCGCCGGTGCCGGCGGCACGATCGGCATCCAGTCGGTCGTGAAAAGCCCTGCGGACGGTCTCACGCTGGTGGTGGGCATCGCCGCCACCATGTCGGTGCAACCCGCCGTGAACAACCTGCCCTACAACGCGGTGAAAGACCTGGCGCCCGTGGCCGTGTTCGCGCAGGGCGGGTTGGTGATCGCGGTGCCCGCGGCCAGCCCGGCGCAGAACGTCAAAGACCTGCGCACCCTGGCCAGCAAAAAAGGCGAGCTCGCCTTTGGCTCCGGCGGCCAGGCCACCTTTGGCCACCTCACGGGCGAGTTGCTCAAGGCCGAGCTGGGCATTCCCATGCGGCACATTCCCTACCGGGGTGCGGCGCCAGCGGTCACGGACGCCATGGCGGGCCTGCTCGACTTCGCGGTGGTGGACGCATTCTCTGCCGCGCCGCACGTGCAGTCCGGCAAGCTGCGCATCCTCGCCATCGCCGGGCCCAACCGCCACAACAGCTTTCCACAGATCCCCACCTTGTCCGAGGCAGGCGTGCCGTTCACCAGAGGCACCTGGATCGGCCTGTTCGCCCCGGCCGGTGTGCCGCAAGACATGCTGGACCGCCTCACCAGCGAGATCAAAAACCTCTCGACGCAAGCAGAGTTCCGCGCGCAGGTGCAAACCCTGGGCTTCACACCGCTCTTCATGCCGCCCGCCGACGTCAGCCGCATGCTGGCGCAGGAGATCGAAGAGTGGAAGCGCATCGCCAAAACGGCCAACCTGAAAGTGGAGTGA
- a CDS encoding alpha/beta fold hydrolase produces the protein MNASLLDHHGDGFVHANGLRLHYEQWGDGGHPVVALHGTSLHGKVWYWLAKALPAHYRLIGLDQRSHGDSDRVGPGQYGVEHYCADLEAFADRMGLKRFSIVGSSLGSRVALLYAARHPERVSALALLDLSFEMPTEASEHMVHAHVTRPRTFPDFEAAVAFSKTLPQRLRFADQVHRDTLEGDLRQLDDGTWEWRYEKDAAIETLRCAARDMWDSVRAVRAPTLILRGADSDVLVASTVERLKRELQGVQITDVPNAGHSIWGDNPEFTANAIVQALDAAVPAPTGHAEADTTPGRALQIQTPGLKFQAREWGPADAPVLLCLHGTSMQSSAWTALGSALQDQWRVIALDMRGHGGSDKPATGYSLAQYAADVEAVLDALGVARASLIGSSLGTQVAIEFAARYPQRVDKLALSDPSCLIQQASIDQYVSLHRSRPRRFRDADEALAFSRSMPQRKRFSDAVHRFTLEGDLQAQADGQLEWKYALEPILQTFVALTENQEAAIKATQAPVLILRGEESHVLSRPDALKLLGWFPRAELVEFGDCGHTIWGDQPAALAREVRAFLAPVAQEAVAA, from the coding sequence ATGAACGCATCCCTTCTTGACCACCACGGCGACGGCTTCGTACACGCCAACGGCTTGCGCCTGCACTACGAACAATGGGGCGACGGCGGCCACCCGGTGGTGGCATTGCACGGCACCTCGCTCCACGGCAAGGTCTGGTACTGGCTGGCCAAGGCCTTGCCTGCCCACTACCGCCTGATCGGCCTGGACCAGCGCTCGCATGGCGACTCCGACCGCGTGGGCCCTGGCCAGTACGGCGTGGAACACTACTGCGCCGACCTTGAGGCCTTCGCCGACCGCATGGGCCTCAAGCGCTTCTCCATCGTGGGTTCGTCGCTCGGCTCCCGCGTGGCGCTGCTCTATGCCGCGCGCCATCCGGAGCGCGTCAGCGCACTGGCCTTGCTCGACCTCAGTTTCGAAATGCCCACCGAGGCGTCCGAACACATGGTGCACGCCCACGTGACCCGGCCGCGCACCTTCCCCGACTTCGAGGCCGCCGTCGCGTTCTCCAAGACCTTGCCGCAGCGCCTGCGCTTTGCCGACCAGGTGCACCGCGACACCCTGGAGGGCGACCTGCGCCAGCTCGACGACGGCACCTGGGAATGGCGCTACGAGAAAGACGCGGCCATTGAAACCCTGCGCTGTGCCGCGCGCGACATGTGGGACTCGGTGCGTGCCGTGCGCGCGCCCACGCTCATCCTGCGCGGTGCCGACAGCGACGTGCTGGTTGCCTCCACGGTCGAGCGCCTGAAGCGCGAACTCCAGGGCGTGCAGATCACCGACGTGCCCAACGCTGGCCACTCGATCTGGGGCGACAACCCCGAGTTCACCGCCAACGCCATCGTGCAGGCGCTGGACGCCGCCGTGCCCGCGCCCACTGGCCACGCTGAGGCGGACACGACGCCGGGTCGCGCACTCCAGATCCAGACGCCCGGCTTGAAATTCCAGGCCCGCGAATGGGGCCCGGCCGACGCACCGGTGCTGCTGTGCCTGCACGGCACCTCCATGCAATCCAGCGCATGGACCGCGCTGGGCAGTGCCTTGCAAGACCAGTGGCGCGTCATCGCGCTGGACATGCGCGGCCACGGCGGATCGGACAAGCCGGCCACGGGCTATTCGCTGGCCCAGTACGCGGCCGATGTCGAGGCGGTGCTGGATGCGTTGGGCGTGGCGCGTGCCAGCCTGATCGGCAGTTCGCTCGGCACCCAGGTGGCGATCGAGTTCGCCGCGCGTTATCCGCAGCGCGTCGACAAGCTCGCGCTGTCCGATCCCAGCTGCCTGATCCAGCAAGCGTCGATCGACCAGTACGTGTCCCTGCACCGCTCACGTCCGCGCCGCTTCCGCGATGCGGACGAGGCCCTGGCGTTCTCGCGCAGCATGCCGCAGCGCAAGCGCTTCTCCGACGCCGTGCACCGCTTTACCCTCGAAGGTGACCTGCAAGCCCAAGCCGATGGCCAGCTGGAATGGAAATACGCGCTGGAGCCGATCCTGCAGACCTTCGTGGCGCTGACCGAAAACCAGGAGGCCGCCATCAAGGCCACGCAGGCGCCCGTGCTCATCTTGCGCGGAGAAGAATCGCACGTGCTGTCGCGCCCCGACGCGCTCAAGCTGCTGGGCTGGTTCCCGCGCGCCGAGCTGGTGGAGTTCGGCGACTGCGGCCACACCATCTGGGGCGACCAGCCTGCCGCACTGGCCCGCGAAGTGCGCGCCTTCCTCGCGCCCGTCGCGCAGGAAGCGGTTGCGGCATGA